A portion of the Candidatus Poseidoniia archaeon genome contains these proteins:
- a CDS encoding DUF116 domain-containing protein has protein sequence MSREAGKWRLLDTGVHTAAENMALDQALFDARVAGEVPNTLRFMQFSPSAVLVGHHQVVAQEARVDWCAKHSVDINRRLTGGGAIYFDATQIGWELVGSLDDFTGRDMTGLTRTICEAAAAGLQELGVAAEFRPRNDIEVEGRKISGTGGVADDGVFLYQGTVLVEFDIEAMLLALRIPNEKLTPRGLETARERVSCLSDLLSQVPAREQIQAALASAFAHAFEIEFETGELTAWEQERFASKLPEIESDDWINAITAPAEDKQIYTSIHKRPGGMLRIHAAVDVKRSWLRQVLITGDFFINPRRAIMDLEAELMNTPFPQVRPVIMRFFEKHKVDLVGLTPGDFCDAVKLALEQTTYSGIGIAEADSSSVYPVNVPEGKSIEQVMSDATVMLLPYCAKLPDCDYRFKQGCDECGLCSMGDAYRMARENGLEAVTIVKFKHLKATLAEMKAQGVKSWIGCACEAFFIKRNEAFRDAGIPGVVLDIVGKTCYQLGEEGEAYAGTFEAQADLKLPLLEAVMDNVNPEFNARFIQPTTPTTTADQHASAERNFSV, from the coding sequence TCCACACCGCCGCCGAGAACATGGCGCTGGACCAGGCACTCTTCGACGCGCGCGTTGCCGGCGAGGTCCCGAACACGCTGCGCTTCATGCAATTCTCACCTTCGGCGGTGCTCGTTGGCCACCACCAAGTAGTTGCCCAAGAGGCACGGGTTGACTGGTGCGCGAAGCACAGTGTCGATATCAACCGGCGATTGACTGGCGGCGGCGCGATTTACTTTGACGCGACCCAGATTGGGTGGGAACTGGTCGGCTCCCTCGACGATTTTACGGGCCGGGACATGACCGGGCTGACCCGTACCATCTGCGAGGCGGCCGCCGCCGGCCTGCAGGAACTCGGAGTGGCGGCGGAGTTCAGGCCGCGCAACGACATTGAGGTCGAGGGACGCAAAATCTCGGGCACCGGCGGGGTCGCCGACGACGGGGTCTTCCTCTACCAGGGGACGGTGCTGGTCGAGTTCGACATCGAGGCGATGCTGCTGGCGCTACGCATTCCGAACGAGAAACTCACGCCGCGAGGGCTCGAGACCGCTCGCGAGCGGGTCTCCTGCCTTTCGGACCTGCTGTCGCAGGTTCCCGCGAGGGAGCAAATCCAGGCGGCGCTCGCCAGCGCCTTCGCGCACGCCTTCGAAATCGAGTTCGAAACCGGCGAGCTGACGGCATGGGAGCAGGAGCGATTTGCGTCAAAACTGCCTGAAATCGAGTCGGACGACTGGATAAACGCCATCACGGCGCCGGCCGAGGACAAGCAAATCTACACTTCAATCCACAAGCGACCGGGAGGGATGCTGCGCATTCACGCCGCGGTCGACGTCAAGCGCTCGTGGCTGCGGCAGGTCCTGATTACGGGCGACTTCTTCATCAATCCCCGCCGGGCAATCATGGACCTGGAGGCGGAGTTGATGAACACCCCGTTTCCCCAGGTGCGCCCGGTCATCATGCGCTTCTTCGAAAAGCACAAGGTGGATCTGGTCGGGCTCACCCCGGGGGATTTCTGCGACGCGGTCAAGCTTGCGCTGGAGCAGACCACCTACAGTGGCATCGGGATTGCGGAGGCGGACTCGAGCTCGGTCTATCCCGTAAACGTCCCCGAAGGCAAGAGCATCGAGCAGGTTATGTCGGACGCGACCGTCATGTTGCTCCCCTATTGCGCAAAGCTGCCTGATTGCGACTACCGCTTCAAGCAGGGATGCGACGAGTGCGGTCTCTGTAGTATGGGTGATGCCTACCGCATGGCGCGGGAGAATGGGCTGGAAGCGGTCACCATCGTCAAGTTCAAGCATCTCAAGGCAACACTCGCTGAAATGAAGGCGCAAGGCGTCAAGTCCTGGATTGGTTGCGCTTGCGAGGCGTTCTTCATCAAGCGCAACGAGGCGTTCCGTGACGCCGGGATTCCCGGCGTGGTGCTGGATATCGTTGGCAAGACTTGCTACCAGCTGGGCGAGGAGGGCGAGGCGTACGCTGGCACCTTCGAGGCGCAGGCGGACCTGAAGCTGCCGCTGCTGGAGGCGGTAATGGACAACGTCAACCCGGAATTCAACGCCAGGTTCATTCAACCCACGACGCCTACTACGACCGCCGACCAGCATGCCAGCGCCGAGCGGAATTTCAGCGTATGA
- a CDS encoding NAD(P)/FAD-dependent oxidoreductase, whose translation MPLEWDLIVVGGGPGGAAAAAVAAVAGLETLLLERGGTLRHKPCGGILPEITEELIEEVFGAPLPPEVLAEQGELRLRYTPPSGEANGGRVRESRLLNVKRDHFDQWLRDRAALAGATVQHDARVSDVEANGGFSISYSQRGKERQATAAQLVGGDGVHSLVRRRLAPDAAAPKMLVGQRLVRVAGELPADFHCVFAGMLSPFYAYTVPKGGLLKIGSGMTEEERTDLMPSLDRFSEWLEQNGIAKLGEVVQQEGWAIPFGEPRLDAAGALLVGDAAGLCNPLSGEGIRLAIESGQLAAEAIIESGARSPVQNYREGVAGIAQMVAALHRIVLATDDETREKFVAAELARP comes from the coding sequence ATGCCCCTGGAGTGGGACCTAATCGTGGTCGGTGGCGGCCCCGGGGGCGCCGCCGCGGCCGCCGTTGCGGCCGTGGCGGGACTGGAGACGCTGTTACTCGAGCGCGGCGGGACGTTGCGGCACAAGCCATGCGGCGGAATCCTGCCCGAAATCACCGAGGAACTCATCGAGGAAGTGTTTGGCGCCCCGCTGCCGCCCGAGGTGCTGGCGGAGCAGGGGGAGCTTCGCCTGCGCTACACCCCCCCGAGCGGCGAGGCGAACGGCGGACGCGTGCGGGAGAGTCGCCTGCTCAACGTGAAGCGAGACCATTTCGACCAGTGGCTGCGCGACCGCGCGGCGCTCGCGGGCGCGACCGTGCAGCATGACGCGCGGGTTTCGGACGTGGAAGCGAACGGCGGATTCAGCATCAGCTACAGCCAGCGTGGCAAGGAGCGGCAAGCAACGGCTGCACAGCTGGTGGGCGGTGACGGAGTCCACTCACTGGTTCGGCGCAGGCTCGCGCCAGACGCGGCCGCGCCGAAAATGCTCGTCGGCCAGCGGCTGGTGCGGGTCGCTGGTGAATTGCCGGCCGACTTCCACTGCGTTTTCGCCGGGATGCTCAGCCCGTTCTACGCCTACACCGTACCGAAGGGCGGGCTGCTCAAGATCGGGAGCGGGATGACTGAGGAGGAACGGACCGACCTGATGCCATCGCTCGACCGCTTCAGCGAATGGCTCGAGCAGAACGGCATAGCCAAGCTCGGCGAAGTGGTCCAGCAGGAGGGCTGGGCAATCCCCTTCGGGGAACCGCGGCTCGACGCTGCGGGTGCGCTGCTCGTCGGCGACGCGGCAGGGCTCTGCAACCCACTCTCGGGGGAGGGCATCCGGCTGGCCATCGAGAGCGGACAGTTGGCGGCCGAGGCGATTATCGAGTCGGGAGCGCGGTCGCCTGTACAGAACTACCGTGAAGGCGTCGCCGGCATCGCACAGATGGTAGCCGCGCTGCATCGCATCGTGCTCGCCACCGACGATGAAACGCGCGAAAAGTTCGTCGCCGCTGAACTCGCTCGCCCGTAG
- a CDS encoding glycosyltransferase gives MAHVVMLRTRLTSGAQPEPVVADTAASLAALDHEVTLLAWDRDGDSDCEAQAGWGRLVRYRRACSLNAPLAFVRELPRFWCWCLRRIIALRGGDLVIHAHDLDTLPLGLFAARLLRAPLVYDCHENYPALVEGAVSHRAALRLHQLEARLLRRCDGVLAAGPQGFARLTAMRHEGGGAPFSAPLEEALAVLKLPQPELVRDGVALVGNLKRLEDYPAATIAARKPGKQLKVLYIGVLEKRPSRGILETALAIEGLRDVEFQIGGFGTLVPQLERLCRRLRHSRYLGPVPPGDVARLTLEADAVLMALDPANLNSRLSAPNKLFEAMCAGVPVITCSELLMGHFVADEQIGATFAWGDWRALRRSARELRDSPATRDAMGRRGRALAESGFHWDAAAERLARLYDSVLKR, from the coding sequence GTGGCCCATGTCGTGATGCTGCGCACCCGCCTCACCAGCGGCGCGCAGCCCGAGCCGGTCGTCGCCGACACCGCCGCTTCGCTCGCTGCGCTGGACCACGAAGTGACGCTGCTGGCATGGGACCGCGACGGTGATAGCGACTGCGAAGCGCAGGCCGGGTGGGGGCGCCTCGTGCGCTACCGGCGCGCCTGCTCGCTCAACGCACCGCTGGCGTTCGTGCGCGAGCTGCCGCGCTTCTGGTGCTGGTGTCTGCGGCGGATTATTGCCTTGCGGGGAGGTGATCTCGTAATTCACGCGCACGACCTCGACACGCTGCCGCTCGGTCTGTTTGCGGCGCGACTGCTGCGCGCGCCGCTGGTCTACGACTGCCACGAGAATTATCCGGCGCTGGTCGAAGGCGCCGTATCGCACCGTGCGGCGCTGCGGCTGCACCAGCTCGAGGCGCGGCTGCTGCGCCGCTGCGATGGCGTGCTGGCAGCGGGACCGCAGGGCTTCGCACGGCTGACCGCGATGCGACACGAGGGGGGCGGCGCGCCGTTCAGCGCGCCGCTGGAGGAAGCGCTCGCAGTCCTGAAACTGCCGCAGCCGGAGCTGGTTCGCGACGGGGTTGCGCTGGTCGGCAACCTGAAACGGCTGGAGGATTATCCAGCCGCGACGATCGCGGCACGGAAACCCGGAAAACAGCTAAAAGTTCTTTATATAGGTGTCCTCGAGAAACGGCCGTCGCGCGGAATCCTCGAAACCGCGCTCGCTATCGAAGGGCTGCGCGACGTCGAGTTTCAGATTGGCGGCTTCGGAACGCTGGTGCCGCAGCTCGAACGGCTCTGCCGGCGGCTGCGCCACAGCCGCTACCTCGGCCCGGTCCCGCCCGGCGATGTGGCACGGTTGACGCTGGAAGCGGACGCGGTGCTGATGGCGCTCGACCCAGCCAACCTCAACAGCCGGCTCAGCGCACCCAACAAGCTGTTCGAAGCGATGTGCGCCGGCGTACCGGTCATTACCTGCAGCGAGCTGCTGATGGGGCATTTTGTCGCCGACGAACAAATCGGCGCCACCTTCGCGTGGGGCGACTGGCGGGCGCTGCGCCGCAGCGCCCGCGAGCTGCGCGACTCCCCTGCCACGCGCGACGCGATGGGACGCCGCGGCCGCGCGCTGGCTGAGTCGGGATTCCACTGGGACGCGGCTGCCGAGCGGCTGGCGCGGCTCTATGACTCGGTGCTGAAACGGTAG
- a CDS encoding ATP-grasp domain-containing protein, with protein MKILVTGIGGNIGMDLARSLRQAGHAVVGTDMDPRNLLIGKQVADAVHPAPPARDPGYYDALNAIIADEGIGLVLCNPDGELGLVSPQRDRLAAPLFALPESLVATFLDKGRTVKFLDGLVATPRTLAVRTAADLAHAFDELEPPLWLRAASGAGGRGSILVRELDEATAWLHYWRERRWKWLVQEYLPCRNFNWTGILWEGELVTSGSSERLDYLMAAAAVSGITGNIRTGRTLHDERLNTIGAAICERLDGSGTVSVDLREDRDGRPLVTEINARFAARPWLYTGAGANFAAAIVDLVEGRRPQMPQFDAPRAGMLEIRQVDAEPVIVPEAELDDYRFSTES; from the coding sequence ATGAAGATCCTGGTCACCGGCATCGGCGGAAATATCGGCATGGACCTCGCGCGCAGCCTGCGCCAGGCGGGGCACGCGGTCGTCGGTACCGACATGGACCCGCGCAACCTGCTCATCGGCAAGCAGGTCGCCGACGCGGTGCACCCCGCACCGCCGGCGCGCGACCCCGGCTACTACGATGCGCTCAACGCGATTATCGCCGACGAGGGCATCGGGCTGGTGCTCTGCAACCCGGACGGCGAGCTGGGGCTGGTTTCGCCGCAGCGCGACCGCCTTGCGGCGCCGCTCTTCGCGCTGCCGGAGAGCCTCGTTGCGACTTTCCTCGACAAGGGGCGCACGGTCAAGTTCCTCGACGGGCTGGTGGCGACTCCGCGCACGCTCGCAGTGCGCACCGCAGCGGACCTCGCGCACGCCTTCGACGAGCTGGAGCCGCCGCTCTGGCTGCGCGCCGCGTCGGGCGCGGGCGGCCGCGGGTCAATCCTGGTGCGCGAGCTGGACGAGGCGACGGCGTGGCTGCATTACTGGCGCGAGCGGCGCTGGAAGTGGCTGGTGCAGGAATACCTGCCGTGCCGCAATTTCAACTGGACCGGCATCCTGTGGGAAGGCGAGCTGGTTACCTCCGGTTCGTCGGAGCGGCTCGACTACCTGATGGCAGCCGCGGCGGTCTCCGGCATCACCGGCAACATTCGCACCGGCCGCACGCTCCACGACGAGCGGCTCAATACCATCGGCGCCGCAATCTGCGAACGACTCGACGGCTCGGGCACGGTCTCGGTTGACCTGCGCGAGGACCGCGACGGCCGACCACTCGTTACCGAAATCAACGCTCGCTTCGCGGCGCGCCCCTGGCTCTACACCGGCGCCGGCGCCAACTTTGCCGCCGCGATTGTCGACCTTGTTGAGGGGCGCCGGCCGCAAATGCCGCAATTCGACGCGCCGCGGGCCGGTATGCTCGAAATCCGGCAGGTCGATGCCGAGCCGGTCATCGTCCCCGAAGCGGAGCTGGATGACTACCGTTTCAGCACCGAGTCATAG